AATACAGATGTGCAATCGATTCTCATCCAGGATTGCAGCATCTACATTTAATACTTATGTATGATGGGAGAGTTTATATCCAATAACCTTGAATAAAGGACTTTATTTTTTATCGAAAATGGATTAATTCTGATACCTGTCAAGGATGCTGAAAAACTCTCCCAAAAACTCGTAAAAAAGCTTTTCTGTCGGCAGCAGCTCGCGTTCATTCGGAATAATGACACCGACTGTCCTCGTTACATTTGGTTCCGTTATCGGAATTTTGACCGTTGACCTTGGCAGGCTGTCAATTAACGTGATTTCCGGAATAAGTGTCACGCCTAGACCTGCAGATACCAAGCCTTTAATAGCATCAATATCCTCTCCTTCAAATGACACTTGAGGTTCAAAGCCAAGCATCAAGCAGGCATTGACAATGATTTCGCGTAAAATAAAACCATTTGGAAAAAGAACAAAGGAATCATCCCGTAATTCACTTAATGTTAATAACCGTTTGTTGGAAAGGGGATGGGTATGCGGTAATAAAGCAACGATATTTTCGGTAAATAAGGTTTTTCCTTTAACTTTCTTCACCTTCTTAGGAACCGGGCCA
The DNA window shown above is from Neobacillus sp. WH10 and carries:
- a CDS encoding LysR family transcriptional regulator encodes the protein MELRQIHYFIEVAKREHVTEAANALHVAQSAVSRQIVNLEAELGVDLFIREGRNVKLTPIGTMFLEQMQQAMKLIDNAKREVEEFLDPERGTIRIGFPSSLAAYTLPTAISAFRERYPHVKFQLIQASYQNLIDGVIKGEFNLALLGPVPKKVKKVKGKTLFTENIVALLPHTHPLSNKRLLTLSELRDDSFVLFPNGFILREIIVNACLMLGFEPQVSFEGEDIDAIKGLVSAGLGVTLIPEITLIDSLPRSTVKIPITEPNVTRTVGVIIPNERELLPTEKLFYEFLGEFFSILDRYQN